In the genome of Notamacropus eugenii isolate mMacEug1 chromosome 5, mMacEug1.pri_v2, whole genome shotgun sequence, one region contains:
- the TIMMDC1 gene encoding complex I assembly factor TIMMDC1, mitochondrial isoform X1, with product MERPQKTCLRRVWEALVPFPRVLAEESTIATDSSCSPEKTLPPHIKGPFYPESGWDRLKELIVRDKRLPVPEEIDYIYKSAASGAIVGWIYGGIPAFYHAKQRYISQSHAEIYYNRFDAVQSAHRAAIRGFIRYGWRWSWRTAVFVTLFNTVSTGLNVYRNKNAISHFVVAGAATGSLFRIHLGLSSLVAGGLTGAILGAPFGITLMAIQKFQGETVWDRKQKERKEQYESKLSEWKARLHVTDAVTEEFQSNFRKNQSKRDAERIEELLNLPRNPSSTIDSKDGE from the exons ATGGAGAGACCGCAGAAGACCTGTTTGAGAAGAGTATGGGAGGCTCTGGTGCCTTTCCCAAGGGTCCTTGCTGAGGAAAGCACCATTGCAACGGACTCGAGCTGCTCTCCTGAGAAGACTCTACCTCCTCACATTAAGGGTCCGTTTTACCCAGAGTCAGGATGGGAccgcctcaaggagcttattgtcAGAGA TAAACGCCTGCCAGTCCCAgaggaaattgattatatttacAAATCAGCAGCTTCAGGGGCAATCGTTGGTTGGATATATGGTGGAATACCTGCTTTTTATCATGCCAAACAACGTTATATTTCTCAGAGCCATGCAGAGATTTATTACAACCGATTTGATGCtgtg CAATCTGCCCATAGAGCTGCCATCCGAGGATTCATTCGGTATGGCTGGCGGTGGAGTTGGAGAACAGCTGTTTTTGTGACTCTGTTTAA CACAGTGAGCACTGGTCTGAATGTATACCGAAATAAAAATGCCATAAGCCATTTTGTTGTTGCAGGag ctgctacaggaagtcttttcagAATACACTTGGGTTTGAGTAGTCTGGTGGCTGGTGGTTTAACTGGAGCCATTCTGGG TGCTCCTTTTGGAATCACACTCATGGCCATACAGAAGTTTCAAGGGGAGACTGTTTGGGACAGAAAACAGAAGGAGCGAAAAGAGCAGTATGAGTCCAAGCTGAGTGAGTG GAAGGCCAGACTACATGTTACTGATGCTGTCACTGAAGAATTCCAAAGTAACTTCagaaaaaatcaatcaaaaagaGATGCAGAGAGAATTGAAGAGCTGTTAAATCTTCCTAGAAACCCTTCTTCAACAATAGATAGTAAAGATGGGGAATAG
- the TIMMDC1 gene encoding complex I assembly factor TIMMDC1, mitochondrial isoform X2, whose translation MERPQKTCLRRVWEALVPFPRVLAEESTIATDSSCSPEKTLPPHIKGPFYPESGWDRLKELIVRDKRLPVPEEIDYIYKSAASGAIVGWIYGGIPAFYHAKQRYISQSHAEIYYNRFDAVQSAHRAAIRGFIRYGWRWSWRTAVFVTLFNAPFGITLMAIQKFQGETVWDRKQKERKEQYESKLSEWKARLHVTDAVTEEFQSNFRKNQSKRDAERIEELLNLPRNPSSTIDSKDGE comes from the exons ATGGAGAGACCGCAGAAGACCTGTTTGAGAAGAGTATGGGAGGCTCTGGTGCCTTTCCCAAGGGTCCTTGCTGAGGAAAGCACCATTGCAACGGACTCGAGCTGCTCTCCTGAGAAGACTCTACCTCCTCACATTAAGGGTCCGTTTTACCCAGAGTCAGGATGGGAccgcctcaaggagcttattgtcAGAGA TAAACGCCTGCCAGTCCCAgaggaaattgattatatttacAAATCAGCAGCTTCAGGGGCAATCGTTGGTTGGATATATGGTGGAATACCTGCTTTTTATCATGCCAAACAACGTTATATTTCTCAGAGCCATGCAGAGATTTATTACAACCGATTTGATGCtgtg CAATCTGCCCATAGAGCTGCCATCCGAGGATTCATTCGGTATGGCTGGCGGTGGAGTTGGAGAACAGCTGTTTTTGTGACTCTGTTTAA TGCTCCTTTTGGAATCACACTCATGGCCATACAGAAGTTTCAAGGGGAGACTGTTTGGGACAGAAAACAGAAGGAGCGAAAAGAGCAGTATGAGTCCAAGCTGAGTGAGTG GAAGGCCAGACTACATGTTACTGATGCTGTCACTGAAGAATTCCAAAGTAACTTCagaaaaaatcaatcaaaaagaGATGCAGAGAGAATTGAAGAGCTGTTAAATCTTCCTAGAAACCCTTCTTCAACAATAGATAGTAAAGATGGGGAATAG